CGAGATGCGCATCTCCTGCGCGATCTCGTCGTTGCTCCGACCCGTCGCGATGAGCGCGAGGGTCTCGCGCTCGCGGGTGGTGAGGTGGTCGACGTCGTTGAGCGAGGCGATGTCCTGCTCGCGCCGGCCGAGGTGCGCCGGCGCGACGACCAGCTCGCCGTCGTGGATGGCGCGGAGCGCGCGGCCCAGCTGCGGGGCGGTCAGGCTCTTGGCGAGGTAGCCGGAGACGCCGCTGCGGACGACCTCGTTGACCAGGCCGGGGTGGTGGTTCCAGGTGAAGACCGCGACGCGGCGGATGTAGGGGTCCGCGACCGCGCGGGCCACGGTGGATGCGTCGGTCGACGCGCCGTAGGTCTCGACCAGGGCCACGTCGATGGGACGCGCCTCACGGTCCTTGACGCTGCAGAGCTCGAAGCCCCCCAGCGTGCTGAGCATGCCCTCGAGGCCACGTCGTACGAGCTCGTCGGCCCCGAGAAGGGCTACACGGATGATCATGGAGGGTCCTCACAGTCACAGGGGACCGCATTCGCATGTCCCCAGACGCCCCCCCAGGACCGTCATCGTCACTGTAGGACTCCGCGGAGACGCCGGGGCGACCTCCACGCTCCCGTGAGCGCAAAACAGGGCCGAAATACCACCCCCCGGGGTGGGGGTGGCCTTGTCCTCGATACCCCCTGGGGGTATGGTTTCGAGCATGAGCGACATGCACGGACACCTCGAGGGCAACGCCGACGCCGTCCAGGCCCACCTCAAGCGGCTGCGCCGCATCGAGGGCCAGGTCCGCGGCATCCAGCGGATGGTCGAGGACGAGAAGTACTGCATCGACATCCTCACCCAGGTCTCCGCGGCCACCAAGGCGCTGCAGGCGCTGGCCCTTTCGCTGCTCGACGACCACATGGCGCACTGCCTCGTGGACGCCGCCCGCCAGGGCGGGGAGGAGCAGGAGCTCAAGCTCAAGGAGGCCTCCGAGGCGATCGCCCGCCTCGTGAGGTCATGACCACCCACCCGGACCAGTCACCCCGACCAGCAGAGGAGCACCCCATGAGCGAGACCCGGACCTGGACCGTCACCGGCATGACCTGCGGCCACTGCGCCGCGTCGGTCACCGAGGAGATCTCCGAGATCGACGGCGTCGAGGACGTCGCCGTCGTCCTCGACACCGGAGCCGTCACCGTCACCAGCACCGCGCCCCTCGACGACTCGGCCGTCCGCGCCGCCGTCGAGGAGGCCGGCTACGCCGTGGCATGAGCACACCGACGCGCGTCGCCGCCTTCATCACCGCCCTGGCGGCGGCCTTCGCGCTCGCCTGGGGCGGAGGCCGCCTGGTCGGCCCGATCGAGGCAGCGCCGGCGCCGGTCGCCCACGAGGGCGGGACCGGCGGACACGACGACGAGACCGGCGACGAGACCAGCGGCGAGGCGGGCGGCGAGGACGCGGGCCACGGTGCCCACGACGCGACCGAGGCGGTGGCCGACGCCACCGGCCTGACCGCCCGCGCCGACGGCTTCACGCTCGCCCTCGCCGACCGCGAGGTGCGCGCGGGTCGTACGCGCCTCGACTTCCGGGTGCTGACCAGCAGCGGTCGCCCGCTGCTGGACTACACGCGCGAGCACGAGAAGGACCTGCACCTCATCGTCGTACGCCGCGACCTGACCGGCTTCCAGCACGTGCACCCGCGGCTCGACCGGGCGACGGGCACGTGGTCGGTGGACGTGCGGCTGACGCCGGGGGTGTGGCGGGTGGTCGCCGACTTCACGCCCGCAGGCTGGGACGGCCTCACCCTGGCCGATGACGTGGCCGTCGCCGGCGACTTCGCGCCGACGCCGATGCCCACCGACGACCGCACCGCGCGGGTCCGCACCGAGGCGGGCACCTACACCGTCACCCTCGAGGGCGACACCGCGCCGGGCTCCGCGACCACGCTCACCACGCGCGTCGAGCTCGACGGCGCGCCGGTGACCGACCTCCAGCCCTACCTCGGCGCCTTCGGGCACCTGGTGGCGCTGCGGGCCGGCGACCTGGGCTACCTCCACGTCCACCCCGAGGCGGGCGAGCCGGGGCCGGGCATCGAGTTCGCGACGGCGTTCCCGACGCACGGGACCTATCGCCTG
This genomic stretch from Nocardioides renjunii harbors:
- a CDS encoding heavy-metal-associated domain-containing protein, with the translated sequence MSETRTWTVTGMTCGHCAASVTEEISEIDGVEDVAVVLDTGAVTVTSTAPLDDSAVRAAVEEAGYAVA
- a CDS encoding response regulator transcription factor, yielding MIIRVALLGADELVRRGLEGMLSTLGGFELCSVKDREARPIDVALVETYGASTDASTVARAVADPYIRRVAVFTWNHHPGLVNEVVRSGVSGYLAKSLTAPQLGRALRAIHDGELVVAPAHLGRREQDIASLNDVDHLTTRERETLALIATGRSNDEIAQEMRISLNSVKSYIRSAYRKTGVQSRSQAVLWAVSHGLNAQVLERV
- a CDS encoding metal-sensitive transcriptional regulator, producing MSDMHGHLEGNADAVQAHLKRLRRIEGQVRGIQRMVEDEKYCIDILTQVSAATKALQALALSLLDDHMAHCLVDAARQGGEEQELKLKEASEAIARLVRS